A section of the Paenibacillus odorifer genome encodes:
- a CDS encoding ABC transporter permease, which yields MIPPLLFFIIFKYYPMLNTVLAFKDYNVIKGIWGSPWVGFKNFQLFFENPQFWTLLKNTIMLSGYQLLAGFPIPIILALMINEVRGGRFKKFVQLVSFAPYFISTVVMVSIVMLFLAPRLGFANIALNFFGLDSINFLGEPGMFRSIYVWSDIWQTAGYSAVVYLAALAGIDPTLYEAAKVDGASRFQKIRHVDLPGIVPTIVIILILNVGNVMAIGFEKVYLLQNPLNLVNSEIIATYVYRVGLLNANYSFATAVGLFNSIINLVLLFTVNGLAKRITKNSIW from the coding sequence CTGTTTTTTATCATCTTCAAGTATTATCCGATGCTGAACACTGTCCTAGCCTTTAAGGACTATAACGTCATAAAAGGGATATGGGGAAGTCCATGGGTCGGATTTAAAAACTTCCAGCTCTTCTTTGAGAATCCGCAGTTTTGGACGCTGCTCAAGAATACTATTATGCTTAGTGGCTATCAGTTGCTGGCGGGTTTTCCAATCCCGATTATTCTTGCGCTCATGATTAATGAGGTACGGGGAGGAAGGTTTAAGAAATTCGTTCAGCTTGTATCGTTTGCTCCTTATTTCATCTCGACGGTTGTCATGGTGTCAATCGTTATGCTATTTCTGGCCCCACGGCTCGGTTTTGCCAACATTGCACTCAACTTCTTCGGACTGGATTCTATTAACTTCCTAGGTGAACCCGGCATGTTCCGTTCGATTTATGTGTGGTCTGATATTTGGCAGACAGCGGGCTACAGTGCAGTCGTATATTTGGCAGCGCTTGCAGGGATAGATCCAACACTTTATGAAGCTGCCAAAGTTGATGGAGCCTCGCGGTTTCAAAAAATCCGTCACGTCGATTTGCCAGGGATTGTGCCAACTATTGTTATCATTTTGATTCTGAATGTAGGGAATGTAATGGCGATCGGCTTTGAAAAAGTCTACCTGCTACAGAACCCGCTTAACCTCGTTAATTCTGAGATCATTGCCACTTATGTCTACCGGGTCGGTCTGTTGAATGCCAATTACAGCTTTGCAACTGCGGTGGGCCTGTTCAACTCCATCATCAACCTGGTTCTCTTATTTACAGTAAACGGTCTGGCGAAAAGAATCACGAAGAATAGCATCTGGTAG
- a CDS encoding carbohydrate ABC transporter permease: MAAAVQKKIKESVGDKAFLITIYIVLTLVVIAVLYPLIFIISSSISSPAAVTSGRVWLWPVDISFKGFKVLLNTPEIITGYGNSIFYTAAGTLISITLTVMIAYPLSRKGFFGRNTLMMIITFTMIFSGGLIPTYLVVKEMHLIDTRWALLIPNAIWVWQVIIARSFFQSSIPEELLEASEIDGCSDMRFIWSVVLPLSKPILAVLVLMYAVGQWNAYFDALIYLKSADLFPLQLVLRSIIIQNNSAGGAMDVGKLVEKQQLSELLKYSLIVIATLPVLVIYPFVQRYFVQGMLVGSVKG; the protein is encoded by the coding sequence ATGGCAGCAGCAGTTCAAAAAAAGATTAAAGAATCCGTCGGCGACAAAGCGTTCCTGATCACAATCTATATTGTGCTCACTCTTGTGGTAATCGCTGTACTTTATCCGCTTATTTTTATCATCAGCAGCTCAATCAGTAGTCCGGCAGCCGTGACCTCTGGTCGTGTCTGGCTCTGGCCTGTGGATATATCTTTCAAAGGTTTTAAAGTATTGCTGAATACGCCTGAGATTATCACTGGTTATGGAAACTCAATTTTCTACACCGCAGCGGGAACGCTGATTAGTATAACTTTAACGGTTATGATTGCTTATCCACTGTCTCGAAAAGGTTTTTTCGGACGAAATACACTGATGATGATCATTACCTTCACCATGATCTTCAGTGGGGGGCTAATTCCCACCTATTTGGTTGTGAAGGAGATGCATCTGATCGACACTCGCTGGGCGCTGTTGATTCCGAACGCCATTTGGGTCTGGCAGGTCATTATTGCCCGCTCCTTCTTTCAATCCTCGATTCCGGAGGAGCTTTTGGAAGCTAGTGAAATCGACGGCTGTAGTGATATGAGATTCATCTGGAGCGTGGTACTCCCGTTATCCAAACCGATTCTCGCAGTGTTGGTGCTTATGTACGCGGTAGGTCAATGGAATGCCTATTTCGATGCGTTGATTTATCTGAAATCAGCAGATTTGTTCCCCTTACAGCTTGTCCTGCGAAGCATCATCATTCAGAACAACAGCGCTGGTGGGGCTATGGACGTGGGGAAACTGGTCGAGAAACAACAGCTTTCCGAGCTGCTGAAGTATTCCTTAATTGTGATTGCCACCTTGCCGGTACTTGTTATCTATCCTTTCGTACAGCGTTATTTTGTACAGGGGATGCTTGTTGGTTCCGTCAAGGGTTGA